One Deltaproteobacteria bacterium DNA segment encodes these proteins:
- the hisF gene encoding imidazole glycerol phosphate synthase subunit HisF, with product MLAKRIIPCLDVKAGRVVKGVNFVGLRDAGDPVEIAQRYDSEGADELCFLDITASHEQRKIILEVVARTAETVFMPLTVGGGVRELQDVRDLLNAGADKVSINTAAVQAPDFVRAAAEKFGSQCIVVAIDAKQVSSAPERWQVFTHGGRNPAGLDAIEWAQRMEAYGAGEILLTSMDRDGTKAGYDIALTRAIAGAVRVPVIASGGVGTLAHIYEGLSAGGATAALAASIFHYREYTIRQCKEYLAERGVPVRL from the coding sequence ATGCTGGCCAAACGCATCATCCCTTGCCTCGACGTCAAAGCTGGCCGCGTCGTCAAAGGCGTCAACTTCGTCGGCCTGCGCGATGCCGGCGACCCGGTCGAGATCGCCCAGCGTTACGACAGCGAGGGTGCCGACGAGCTGTGCTTCCTCGACATCACCGCCTCGCACGAACAGCGCAAGATCATTCTCGAGGTGGTCGCCCGCACCGCCGAGACGGTCTTCATGCCGCTGACCGTCGGCGGCGGTGTGCGCGAACTGCAAGACGTGCGCGACCTGCTCAACGCCGGCGCCGACAAGGTCTCCATCAATACCGCTGCGGTGCAAGCTCCCGACTTCGTGCGCGCCGCCGCCGAGAAGTTCGGCAGCCAGTGCATCGTCGTGGCGATCGATGCCAAGCAGGTCAGCAGTGCGCCGGAGCGCTGGCAGGTGTTCACCCACGGCGGGCGCAACCCCGCCGGTCTCGACGCCATCGAGTGGGCACAGCGGATGGAAGCGTACGGCGCCGGTGAGATTCTGTTGACCAGCATGGATCGGGACGGAACCAAGGCCGGCTACGACATCGCCCTGACGCGAGCAATAGCCGGCGCCGTGCGCGTGCCGGTGATCGCCTCGGGCGGCGTCGGCACGCTCGCACACATCTACGAAGGCTTGAGCGCCGGCGGCGCAACCGCGGCCCTGGCCGCCTCCATCTTCCACTACCGCGAGTACACCATCCGCCAGTGCAAGGAATACTTGGCCGAGCGCGGCGTGCCGGTGCGCCTGTGA
- the prmC gene encoding peptide chain release factor N(5)-glutamine methyltransferase, with translation MPASAGAVLQRATARLRRAGIDTARLDAEVLLAHASGMTRTRLMALDGAPLSDSALSAFEAGLVRRVRREPLAYVIGRQEFWSLDFEVTPAVLIPRPETERVVETALSLVSARIAEAGQAGSAAASATAVRVADAGTGSGCIAIALAHELPGAAVWATDASAAALVIARRNAVRLGVADHIQFARGDLLAPIAAAAPFDLICSNPPYVAEAQMGSLQPELSYEPAAALFAANDGLAVIRRLINQAPALLAPTGWLLVEIGCGQASEVSGLARAAGFAHVELRDDYAGIARVLVAGNRRPPTGERGGEG, from the coding sequence ATGCCGGCCAGCGCCGGCGCAGTGCTGCAGCGCGCCACCGCCAGGCTGCGCCGGGCCGGTATTGATACCGCCCGGCTCGATGCCGAGGTGTTGCTGGCGCACGCAAGCGGGATGACCCGCACGCGCTTAATGGCGCTTGACGGCGCGCCGCTATCGGACAGCGCGCTGAGCGCATTCGAGGCCGGCTTGGTGCGCCGCGTCCGTCGCGAACCGCTGGCCTACGTCATCGGCCGACAGGAATTCTGGTCGCTCGACTTCGAGGTCACACCCGCGGTGCTGATCCCGCGCCCCGAGACCGAGCGAGTGGTGGAGACCGCGCTATCGCTGGTCAGTGCTCGAATTGCCGAGGCGGGGCAAGCCGGCTCTGCGGCCGCCAGCGCTACGGCAGTGCGAGTGGCCGACGCCGGCACCGGCTCGGGCTGCATCGCCATCGCCCTAGCCCATGAACTGCCCGGCGCCGCCGTTTGGGCTACGGATGCCAGCGCGGCGGCCTTAGTAATCGCACGGCGCAACGCCGTGAGGCTCGGTGTTGCGGATCACATCCAGTTTGCTCGAGGCGATCTACTGGCCCCGATCGCGGCGGCGGCGCCGTTCGATCTGATTTGCTCCAACCCGCCCTACGTGGCCGAGGCGCAGATGGGCTCGCTGCAGCCGGAGTTGAGTTACGAGCCGGCGGCGGCACTGTTCGCTGCGAACGACGGCCTGGCAGTAATCCGCCGGCTGATCAACCAGGCCCCAGCGTTGTTGGCGCCCACTGGCTGGCTGCTGGTTGAGATCGGCTGCGGCCAGGCCAGCGAGGTAAGCGGGTTGGCACGGGCAGCTGGCTTTGCTCATGTCGAGCTGCGCGACGACTACGCCGGCATTGCGCGCGTGCTGGTGGCCGGCAACCGCCGCCCGCCAACGGGCGAGAGGGGAGGCGAGGGCTAG
- the prfA gene encoding peptide chain release factor 1 — protein MLQKLEDVERRYVELERRLVDPEVIANRREYARLGKERADLEPIVSCYREWRKAGEEIEGHRALLDEDDPDIRELAKAELPALRERLDGLQARLRVLLLPQDPNDEKNVLLEIRAGPGGEEASLFAAALFRMYSRFAEGRGWRVEVMSANPTGLGGYKEIITLLEGRGAYSQLKFEGGVHRVQRVPVTEASGRIHTSTATVAVLPEADEVDVQIDEAKELRIDVFRSSGPGGQSVNTTDSAVRVTHLPSGLVVACQDEKSQHKNKAKAIKILRARLLERAQQAQQEKEAANRRSMVGTGERSERIRTYNFPQGRVTDHRLNLTLHQIDRIMDGELAPLIDALITHYQAEALKNA, from the coding sequence ATGTTGCAGAAACTCGAAGATGTAGAGCGGCGCTACGTCGAGTTGGAGCGCAGGCTCGTCGACCCGGAGGTCATCGCCAACCGCAGGGAATACGCGCGGCTGGGCAAGGAACGTGCGGATCTCGAACCGATCGTCTCCTGCTACCGCGAGTGGCGCAAAGCCGGCGAAGAGATCGAGGGGCACCGGGCCCTGCTGGACGAAGACGACCCTGACATCCGCGAGCTGGCCAAGGCCGAGCTGCCGGCTCTGCGCGAGCGCCTCGATGGCTTGCAAGCGCGGCTGCGGGTGCTGCTGTTGCCGCAAGACCCCAATGACGAAAAGAACGTCCTGCTCGAAATCCGGGCGGGGCCCGGCGGGGAAGAGGCCAGCCTGTTCGCCGCCGCGCTCTTTCGCATGTACAGCCGCTTCGCAGAAGGGCGCGGCTGGCGCGTCGAGGTGATGAGCGCCAACCCCACCGGGCTGGGCGGCTACAAGGAAATCATCACCTTACTCGAAGGGCGCGGGGCGTACAGCCAGCTCAAGTTCGAGGGCGGCGTGCACCGGGTGCAGCGGGTGCCGGTGACGGAAGCGTCCGGCCGCATTCACACCTCGACCGCCACGGTGGCGGTGCTGCCGGAAGCCGACGAGGTCGACGTGCAAATCGACGAGGCCAAGGAGTTGCGCATCGACGTGTTCCGCTCCTCCGGTCCGGGCGGGCAGAGCGTCAACACCACCGACTCGGCAGTGCGCGTGACCCACTTGCCGAGCGGCTTGGTGGTGGCCTGCCAGGATGAGAAGTCACAGCACAAGAACAAGGCCAAGGCGATCAAGATCCTCCGCGCCCGCTTGCTCGAACGCGCGCAGCAGGCGCAGCAGGAGAAGGAAGCCGCCAACCGGCGCAGCATGGTCGGCACCGGCGAGCGCTCGGAGCGCATTCGCACCTACAACTTCCCGCAGGGGCGCGTCACCGATCACCGCCTCAACCTCACCCTCCACCAGATCGACCGGATCATGGACGGCGAGCTGGCCCCGCTCATCGATGCGCTGATCACGCACTACCAGGCCGAGGCGCTGAAGAACGCATGA
- the hisD gene encoding histidinol dehydrogenase yields the protein MAELIPILSTAEPDFERRFAVIRQRSAVASPAVEEQARRIVADVRRRGDRALIEYTRRYDGVRLSPEELEVDPDEMTAATRSLRPAELRALKLAARRIEAFHRRQVQRSWRYRDRAGLTLGQRVIPLRRVGVYVPGGHGSYPSSVLMNAIPALVAGVNEVIMVSPVTAAGYSPAVLAAADIVGVSAMFRVGGAQAVAALAYGTERVPAVDKIVGPGNAWVQAAKRQVYGHVDIDKIAGPSEIVVITDGSVPPSYAAADLLAQAEHGSGEECAVLLTPSRAVAEAVRAAIAVQLQSLPRRAAIARVLRRRGALVVVRGMIEAVGLAEQIAPEHLELLVADAGRWPNSIRNAGAIFVGPHSCAPLGDYAAGPNHVLPTGGTARFSSPLGVYDFVKRTSVVRASPRALRTLAPAITTLAELEGYQAHAAAVRVRLKGGR from the coding sequence ATGGCCGAACTCATACCCATACTGAGCACGGCCGAGCCGGACTTCGAGCGGCGCTTTGCGGTGATTCGCCAGCGCAGCGCCGTTGCCAGCCCGGCGGTGGAGGAACAGGCCCGCCGCATAGTCGCAGACGTCAGGCGGCGCGGCGATCGCGCGCTGATCGAATACACCCGCCGCTACGACGGCGTTCGCCTCTCACCCGAGGAGCTGGAGGTCGACCCCGACGAGATGACGGCGGCGACGCGGTCGCTGCGGCCGGCCGAGTTGCGCGCACTCAAGCTCGCCGCCCGCCGGATCGAAGCCTTTCATCGCCGCCAAGTACAGCGCTCGTGGCGCTATCGCGACCGCGCCGGCTTGACCTTGGGCCAGCGGGTCATACCGCTGCGGCGCGTCGGGGTGTACGTCCCGGGCGGTCACGGTTCGTATCCATCGTCGGTATTGATGAACGCCATCCCGGCGCTGGTGGCGGGCGTGAACGAAGTGATCATGGTGTCGCCGGTGACGGCGGCGGGGTACAGCCCCGCGGTGCTGGCGGCGGCGGACATCGTCGGGGTGAGCGCGATGTTTCGCGTCGGCGGCGCGCAGGCGGTGGCCGCGCTGGCGTACGGCACCGAGAGAGTGCCCGCGGTCGACAAGATCGTCGGGCCCGGCAACGCTTGGGTGCAAGCCGCCAAACGCCAGGTCTACGGCCACGTCGACATCGACAAGATCGCCGGCCCCAGCGAAATCGTGGTCATTACCGACGGTAGCGTGCCGCCGAGTTACGCCGCCGCCGACCTGCTGGCGCAGGCCGAGCACGGCAGTGGCGAGGAGTGCGCCGTGTTGCTGACACCGTCGCGGGCGGTTGCGGAAGCGGTGCGGGCGGCCATCGCCGTACAGCTGCAGAGCTTGCCGCGGCGTGCCGCGATCGCCCGCGTGCTGCGCCGGCGCGGGGCTCTGGTGGTGGTGCGCGGCATGATCGAGGCGGTCGGACTCGCCGAGCAGATTGCGCCGGAGCACCTCGAATTATTGGTGGCCGACGCCGGCCGCTGGCCGAACAGCATACGCAACGCTGGGGCGATCTTCGTCGGCCCGCACTCCTGCGCTCCGCTGGGAGACTACGCCGCCGGACCCAATCACGTGTTGCCCACCGGCGGCACGGCGCGCTTCTCCTCGCCGCTGGGCGTTTACGACTTCGTCAAGCGCACCAGCGTGGTGCGCGCCAGCCCGCGCGCGCTGCGCACGCTCGCCCCGGCAATCACCACACTCGCCGAGTTGGAAGGCTACCAGGCGCACGCCGCTGCCGTACGCGTGCGCCTCAAGGGAGGTCGCTGA
- a CDS encoding HIT domain-containing protein, protein MQTLWAPWRMAYVAGPKTAGCIFCTLPDEPDPREALVLATTPAAVIMLNRFPYTSGHVMVAPRAHCADLNALSVTQYGELMETLRRAVRILEQVLQPEGMNLGMNLGRAAGAGVADHLHWHLVPRWVGDTNFMPMIAEVRVMPEHLLAAYDKLQPHFAALAQPSAR, encoded by the coding sequence ATGCAGACGCTCTGGGCCCCGTGGCGCATGGCGTACGTGGCCGGACCGAAAACCGCCGGGTGCATCTTCTGCACCCTCCCCGACGAACCCGACCCGCGCGAGGCCTTGGTGCTGGCTACCACGCCCGCGGCCGTGATCATGCTCAACCGCTTCCCCTACACTAGCGGTCACGTGATGGTGGCGCCGCGCGCTCACTGCGCCGATCTCAACGCGCTTAGCGTTACCCAGTACGGCGAGCTGATGGAGACCCTGCGCCGGGCCGTGCGCATCCTCGAACAGGTCCTGCAACCCGAGGGCATGAATCTCGGCATGAACCTCGGCCGCGCCGCCGGCGCCGGTGTGGCTGATCACCTGCACTGGCACCTGGTGCCCCGCTGGGTTGGCGACACCAACTTCATGCCCATGATTGCCGAGGTGCGGGTCATGCCCGAGCACCTGCTGGCAGCGTACGACAAGCTGCAGCCTCACTTCGCAGCGCTCGCCCAGCCGAGTGCGCGCTAG
- the hisB gene encoding imidazoleglycerol-phosphate dehydratase HisB, producing MTRSARVSRVTKETEITVALTLDGAGRTEVETGVPFMDHMLEIFARHGFFDLTVRARGDLAVDQHHTVEDIGLALGEALRTALGNKAGIRRFGEAACPLDEALVSAVVDLSGRPYLAYNLKIRQARVGDFDTELVHDFLLAFTNQAAMNLHLTMAQGRNPHHIIEAGFKALARALDIATQRDPRLRGVLSTKGSL from the coding sequence ATGACCCGCTCCGCCCGTGTCAGCCGCGTCACCAAGGAGACCGAAATCACCGTCGCGCTCACGCTCGACGGCGCCGGGCGCACGGAGGTGGAAACCGGCGTGCCGTTCATGGATCACATGCTGGAGATCTTCGCCCGCCACGGCTTCTTCGACCTGACGGTACGCGCCCGCGGTGATCTCGCCGTCGATCAGCACCACACGGTCGAAGACATCGGGCTGGCGCTGGGCGAGGCCCTGCGCACCGCCTTGGGCAACAAGGCCGGCATCCGCCGCTTTGGCGAAGCTGCCTGCCCGCTCGATGAGGCACTGGTGAGCGCCGTGGTCGACCTCAGCGGGCGCCCGTACCTGGCTTACAACCTCAAGATCAGACAGGCGCGCGTCGGCGACTTCGACACCGAGTTGGTGCACGACTTCCTGCTCGCGTTCACCAACCAAGCGGCGATGAACTTGCACCTCACCATGGCTCAGGGCCGCAACCCGCACCACATCATCGAAGCCGGCTTCAAGGCCCTGGCGCGAGCGCTCGATATCGCCACGCAGCGTGATCCGCGGTTGCGCGGCGTGCTCTCGACCAAGGGCTCGCTCTAG
- the rpmE gene encoding 50S ribosomal protein L31, whose amino-acid sequence MKEGIHPKYGPARIICSCGHVIATQSTLPEIHVEICSSCHPFFTGQQKLLDTAGRVEKFRRKYGITKPAEAQ is encoded by the coding sequence ATGAAAGAGGGTATTCATCCCAAGTACGGTCCCGCCCGCATCATTTGTTCGTGCGGCCATGTCATCGCGACGCAGTCCACGCTGCCGGAGATCCATGTTGAGATCTGCTCCAGCTGCCACCCGTTCTTCACCGGCCAGCAGAAGCTGCTCGATACGGCGGGCCGCGTCGAGAAGTTCCGTCGCAAGTACGGTATCACCAAGCCAGCCGAAGCCCAGTAG
- a CDS encoding integration host factor subunit beta: MTKRDLIEEVGRLYPQFSRRDAELMVNAVFDSMAEAMQRGDRIEIRGFGSFVVKSRQARLGRNPKTGNLVDVAAKRVPFFKVGKELKQRVDHQASAGPAAG; the protein is encoded by the coding sequence ATGACCAAGCGCGATCTCATCGAAGAGGTCGGCCGGCTGTATCCGCAGTTCTCACGCCGCGATGCCGAGCTCATGGTCAACGCCGTCTTCGACAGCATGGCCGAGGCGATGCAGCGGGGTGACCGCATCGAGATCCGTGGCTTTGGCAGCTTCGTGGTCAAGTCGCGCCAAGCCCGCCTGGGGCGTAACCCCAAGACCGGCAACCTCGTCGACGTAGCGGCCAAGCGCGTGCCCTTCTTCAAAGTCGGCAAGGAACTCAAACAGCGCGTCGACCACCAAGCATCCGCCGGGCCGGCGGCCGGCTGA
- the hisA gene encoding 1-(5-phosphoribosyl)-5-[(5-phosphoribosylamino)methylideneamino]imidazole-4-carboxamide isomerase, whose protein sequence is MLVIPAIDLKGGRCVRLLRGEMNDETVYGDDPLAMGRRWVDEGAEYLHVVDLDGAVSGRPVNGAAIGALCRALPIPLEVGGGVRTLERAAELLALGADRVIFGTAALADPQVVAAACRSFPGRVAVGIDARDGKVAVQGWTQTSNITAIDLARRVEQLGAARVIYTDISRDGTQQGVNVEATRAVAEAISIPVIASGGVGSLADISALLPCAAAGVDAVIVGRALYTGAVQLPAAIALARGDRASHP, encoded by the coding sequence ATGCTCGTCATTCCTGCCATCGACCTCAAAGGCGGCCGTTGCGTGCGCCTGCTGCGCGGCGAAATGAATGACGAGACCGTTTACGGCGATGACCCGCTCGCCATGGGCCGGCGCTGGGTCGACGAAGGGGCGGAATACTTGCACGTGGTCGACCTCGACGGCGCGGTTTCGGGTCGACCGGTGAACGGAGCCGCCATCGGCGCCTTGTGTCGGGCGCTGCCGATTCCGCTCGAGGTCGGCGGCGGCGTGCGCACTCTCGAACGCGCCGCCGAGTTGTTGGCGCTCGGAGCAGACCGGGTGATCTTTGGAACCGCGGCATTGGCGGACCCGCAAGTTGTCGCGGCCGCCTGCCGGAGTTTTCCCGGCCGCGTCGCCGTCGGCATCGACGCCCGCGACGGCAAGGTGGCGGTGCAGGGCTGGACGCAGACCAGCAACATCACCGCCATCGACCTCGCCCGCCGGGTCGAGCAATTGGGCGCGGCGCGCGTGATCTACACCGACATCAGCCGCGACGGCACACAGCAGGGGGTCAACGTCGAGGCCACGCGCGCCGTGGCCGAGGCCATTTCCATACCCGTGATCGCCTCGGGCGGGGTCGGCTCGCTGGCCGACATCAGCGCCTTGCTGCCGTGCGCGGCCGCGGGCGTCGACGCGGTAATCGTCGGCCGGGCGCTCTACACCGGCGCGGTGCAACTGCCGGCAGCCATCGCGCTGGCGCGCGGCGATCGCGCCAGCCATCCGTGA
- the hisH gene encoding imidazole glycerol phosphate synthase subunit HisH produces the protein MSEIAIIDYGMGNLRSVQKALARVGATAAITREPARIAAAAGVVLPGVGAFGACMDNLRAFNLVEPITRVIAQHTPFLGICLGMQLLFDESEEFGPVPGLGIFRGRVVRFTDPNLKIPHMGWNQIRKTQALPHLAGIPDGAFVYFVHSYYVVPADPALAATTTEYGLPFASAIARDNVFACQYHPEKSQDVGLAILRNFAAVVAGR, from the coding sequence ATGTCGGAGATCGCCATCATCGACTACGGCATGGGGAACCTGCGCAGCGTGCAAAAGGCGCTGGCGCGGGTGGGGGCCACTGCCGCCATCACACGTGAGCCGGCGCGCATCGCCGCCGCCGCCGGCGTGGTACTGCCGGGCGTGGGCGCCTTCGGCGCGTGCATGGACAACTTGCGGGCCTTCAACCTGGTCGAGCCGATCACCCGAGTGATTGCACAGCACACGCCGTTTCTCGGTATCTGCCTCGGCATGCAGCTGCTCTTCGACGAGAGCGAGGAGTTCGGCCCGGTGCCCGGCCTCGGCATCTTCCGCGGCCGGGTCGTGCGCTTCACCGATCCCAACCTCAAGATCCCGCACATGGGTTGGAATCAGATCCGTAAGACCCAAGCGCTGCCGCACCTGGCCGGCATTCCCGACGGGGCGTTCGTCTACTTCGTGCACTCCTACTACGTGGTGCCGGCCGATCCGGCGCTGGCGGCCACCACCACCGAATACGGCTTGCCGTTCGCCTCGGCCATCGCCCGCGACAACGTGTTCGCCTGCCAGTATCACCCGGAGAAGAGCCAGGATGTCGGCTTGGCGATCTTGCGCAACTTCGCCGCTGTGGTGGCGGGGCGCTAG
- a CDS encoding (d)CMP kinase codes for MKRIIITVDGPAGAGKSTVSRHLAAQLGYGYVDSGAMYRVVGVLAAERGIELDDAPALAALCDAVTIRFEAENDGVRTMADGRNLSELIRSGAAGQLASKVSTVAAVRERLVAQQRALGAGGGVVMEGRDIGTVVFPQAPLKIFLDASPAERARRRAAELKARGEVVDVAAMEREIAERDTRDRTRAHAPLRPAPDARVIDSTGRAIDEIVTELAALARGLERA; via the coding sequence ATGAAGCGGATCATCATCACCGTCGACGGCCCCGCGGGCGCCGGCAAGAGCACCGTCAGCCGCCACTTGGCAGCGCAGCTGGGTTATGGCTACGTTGACAGCGGTGCGATGTATCGTGTGGTTGGTGTGCTCGCGGCCGAGCGCGGCATCGAGCTGGACGATGCGCCGGCATTGGCGGCGCTCTGCGATGCCGTGACGATCCGTTTCGAGGCCGAGAACGACGGCGTCAGAACGATGGCGGACGGCCGCAACCTCTCCGAGCTGATCCGCAGCGGAGCGGCCGGCCAACTGGCCTCGAAGGTATCCACCGTTGCGGCGGTGCGCGAACGCCTGGTGGCGCAGCAGCGCGCCCTGGGAGCGGGCGGGGGCGTGGTGATGGAGGGGCGCGACATCGGCACCGTGGTGTTTCCGCAGGCGCCGCTGAAGATATTCCTCGATGCTTCACCCGCAGAGCGCGCGCGCCGGCGGGCGGCGGAGCTGAAGGCTCGGGGCGAGGTGGTGGACGTGGCGGCGATGGAACGCGAAATAGCTGAGCGCGACACCCGCGATCGCACCCGGGCGCACGCGCCGCTGCGGCCGGCCCCGGATGCACGGGTGATCGACAGCACCGGGCGCGCCATCGACGAGATCGTTACCGAGCTGGCGGCCCTGGCACGCGGCCTCGAAAGGGCTTGA
- a CDS encoding 30S ribosomal protein S1, producing the protein MDQQSRAAAGGGQDDFGRLFEQSLRSVRPGGVVRGRVVLVTRDAVTVDIGYKSEGHIPIREFLDRDGNVCVQEGEDIDVYFDTAEGEAGGIVLSRAKAEQFKVWRDIEEAFESNGAVEGTVVGKVKGGLKVDVGVPAFLPGSHADIRPARNLDRYIGQRGRFAVLKFNRARGNVVVSRRAVLERERESLKEETLKVLEPGIVLEGTVKNITDYGAFVDLGGIDGLLHVTDMSWGRVNKPADVVQVGEHVKVVVLKYDPDRGRVSLGMKQILPDPWSSAGDRFPVGLRVRGKVVSITDYGAFVELEPGIEGLVHVSEMSWSKRVTHPSKVVEVGQEVEVVVLDVDAANCRISLGLKQAEPNPWEMMRINHPVGSRVVGKVKNVTDFGVFVGIEGGIDGLVHVSDLHWTKKIKHPSEVYKKGDDIEAVVLGIDVDNERVSLGVKQVAEDPWQTMARRHPVGTRVKGKVTSVTDFGVFVELEEGVEGLIHVSQLSTERVDKPQQLFQPGQEVEAEVTQIDGRERKIGLSIKALRRSEEREEVESYMKREREGARFSFEDILNEELRLDRDKERS; encoded by the coding sequence ATGGATCAGCAGAGCAGAGCAGCCGCGGGCGGCGGCCAAGACGATTTTGGCCGCCTGTTTGAACAAAGCTTGCGCTCGGTACGCCCGGGCGGAGTTGTACGCGGCCGCGTCGTGCTAGTAACGCGTGACGCGGTCACCGTCGACATCGGCTACAAGTCCGAAGGCCACATTCCCATCCGCGAGTTCTTGGATCGCGACGGCAACGTCTGCGTCCAAGAGGGCGAAGACATCGATGTGTACTTCGACACCGCCGAAGGCGAAGCTGGCGGCATTGTTCTGTCACGGGCCAAGGCCGAACAGTTCAAAGTCTGGCGCGACATCGAAGAGGCCTTCGAAAGCAACGGCGCCGTCGAGGGCACCGTCGTCGGCAAAGTCAAAGGCGGCCTGAAGGTCGATGTCGGCGTGCCGGCATTCCTGCCGGGCTCGCATGCCGATATCCGGCCCGCCCGCAACCTCGATCGCTACATCGGCCAGCGCGGCCGCTTTGCCGTGCTCAAGTTCAATCGCGCCCGCGGTAACGTGGTCGTCTCCCGCCGCGCCGTGCTCGAACGCGAACGCGAGTCGCTCAAGGAAGAGACGCTCAAGGTGCTCGAACCGGGTATCGTGCTCGAAGGCACGGTCAAGAACATCACCGACTACGGCGCGTTCGTGGATCTCGGCGGCATTGACGGCCTGCTGCATGTTACCGACATGTCCTGGGGCCGGGTGAACAAACCGGCGGATGTGGTGCAGGTCGGCGAACACGTCAAGGTGGTGGTGCTCAAGTACGACCCTGACCGCGGCCGCGTGTCGCTGGGCATGAAGCAAATCCTGCCGGACCCCTGGAGCAGCGCCGGCGACCGCTTCCCGGTGGGGCTGCGCGTACGCGGCAAAGTGGTCAGCATCACCGACTACGGCGCGTTCGTGGAGCTGGAGCCGGGCATCGAGGGGCTGGTGCACGTCTCCGAAATGTCGTGGTCCAAGCGCGTCACCCACCCCTCAAAGGTGGTCGAAGTCGGGCAAGAGGTGGAAGTCGTCGTGCTCGATGTCGATGCGGCGAACTGCCGCATCTCGTTGGGCCTGAAGCAGGCCGAACCGAATCCGTGGGAGATGATGCGTATAAATCACCCCGTCGGCAGCCGCGTTGTGGGCAAGGTCAAGAACGTCACCGACTTCGGCGTCTTCGTCGGTATCGAGGGGGGCATCGACGGCCTGGTGCATGTCTCGGATCTGCACTGGACCAAGAAGATCAAGCACCCATCGGAGGTGTACAAGAAGGGTGACGACATCGAGGCGGTGGTGCTCGGCATCGACGTCGACAACGAGCGCGTCTCGCTCGGCGTCAAGCAAGTCGCCGAAGACCCCTGGCAGACGATGGCGCGGCGCCATCCGGTCGGCACCCGCGTGAAGGGCAAGGTAACTAGCGTGACTGACTTCGGTGTGTTCGTCGAGTTGGAGGAAGGCGTCGAGGGACTGATTCACGTCTCGCAACTCAGCACCGAGCGGGTCGACAAACCACAGCAGCTGTTCCAGCCCGGCCAGGAGGTCGAGGCGGAAGTCACGCAGATCGATGGCCGCGAGCGCAAGATCGGCCTCAGCATCAAAGCGCTGCGTCGCAGCGAGGAGCGCGAGGAAGTCGAGTCCTACATGAAGCGGGAGCGCGAAGGCGCGCGCTTTTCGTTTGAAGACATCCTCAACGAAGAGTTGCGCCTCGACCGCGACAAAGAACGCAGCTGA